From the Nostoc sp. PCC 7107 genome, the window CAGCTGCAAGAATTAGGCGATAAAGTACCTGCTGCTGACAAAACCAAAGTGGAAGGTTTGATAAAAGACCTGCGGGAAGCTGTCGCTAAGGAAGATGATGAGCAAATTGCCAAGCTGATGCCAGAATTGCAACAAGCGCTATTCGCGGTTGGTAGCAATATCTATCAACAAGCTGGCGGTGCTGCACCTGGCGCTGAACCTCAAGATGGTGGTGGCGGTTCTTCTACTTCCTCTGGTAGCGGTGATGATGTAATTGACGCAGATTTTACTGAAAGCAAATAATTCCTCCAATGTTGTAGGGAAAGTGAGAAATTCTCTACTCAATATTTCCCATCTAGGTATTCACCTGGGTGGGGATTTTTTTTATTAGGTTATGGTTATGGGTTACAGATTTAAAAGCCTTGTTGCGATTTTTAGACATCAACAATTCTCAATCTCAAATTTTTATATGTCATATCCTGCAACACCTTGAAGACTTCGAGAAAATGCGATCGCCTCTGTTAATCTGGTAAATATTAACCAAGGCTGGTGGGTGAGCGATTGGGGAACAGTTGCTCACCCAGAAATTGTAGGACAAAGGTAGGCGAAGTTATTTATCGATAAGATAGCGAAAGAATGCTTATTTTATCCTCAATAAATTTATAGTCGGCTTTATAAAAGCAATCTGGTTTGGGAATAATAAATTCACGGTAGAAAAATTCCAGACCAGATATATATATGCTGAATGTAGTAGTTGGCCATAGTAATGACCCTGATTCTTTAGCGGCGATTACTGAAGTTATCGGGCAATGTCAAGATACTTTAAGTGAAAAACGTCCTCAAGCTGGTATTTTGTTTGCCGCAATAGACTTTGATTATGCACTTATTTTGCAAGAAATTGTGCTGGCTTTTCCAGGAATTGAGTTAATTGGTGGTACTAGCGATGCCGAAATGTCTTCATTATTAAAGTTTCAGCAAGATTCTCTAGCTTTAATGCTATTTTGTGCTGATGAAATTGAAATTCATGCAGGATTGGGTAGAAATTTATCACAAGACCCAATGTTAGCTACAAAACAAGCTGTAGAACAAGCAAAAGCAAAAATTAAACATCCGTCTCTCTCTCAATTATGTTTAACTTTCCCTGAAAGTTTAACAGTTGATGGGGTAGCGATTGTTGAAGGCTTAAAAGTCGCTTTGGGGAAAGATATTCCTATTTTTGGTGGATTAACTGCCGATCAATGGAAATTTGAAAAGACTTATCAATTTTTTCAAACAGAAATTCTCAGTGATTCTGTTCCTGTATTGATATTTTCTGGCAATTTCTTGTTTTCTCAAGGAGTAGCGAGTGGTTGGCATCCTCTAGGAAAAAAAGGCAAAGTTACGAAGGTTAATAAAAACATTCTCTATGAAATTAATAGCAAACCAGCATTAGATTTTTATCATCATTATTTAGGTGGTCTTCCTCCTTCTGGTGAATATCCTTTAGCAGTTTTTGAATCAGAAACTGAAGAATTTTATATGCGTGCGCCTAGCATTTATAATCCTGAAAATGGTAGCATCACTTTTTTAGGAGAAGTTCCTGTAGATACTTTTGTGCAAATAGCACAAGCAAGTCGTGATGAGATTTTAGGTGCTGCGAAAACATCAATTAAAAATGCTTTAAATAATTACCCTGGTAAACAGCCAGATGCAGCTTTATTTTTTTCTTGTGCGGCTCGTCGGCTATTACTAGGTACACGCACAATCGAGGAATATCAGCTGGCTCAGGAATTTTTAACAGCAGAAATTCCTGGTTGTGGTTTTTATACTCATGGTGAAATTTCACCGTTAAATGATGGTAGTGAAACTAGACTTCATCATGAAACTTTTGTCACCCTTTTGATAGGAATAAATTAAAAATTTATGCAATTAGATTATGAGCAAAGAATTAAACAACTGGAAAAAGCCAATCGCATTCTCCAGAAAAAACTAGATCGCTCTGAATCTTTAAGAATTGCATTAGAGGAAACCAATGAGAAAAAAGAGGCTTTATTTCTCAAGGTAATTGATGAATTACGTGATTCACAACAAACTTTAGAAGAACAAAGACGAAACTTGGAGGAAACTTTAAGAAAGCTACGCGCTATGCAAAGTAAATTAGTAGAATCTGAAAAGATGTCTGCTTTAGGAGTTTTAGTAGCTGGTATTGCCCATGAAATCAATAATCCAGTAAATTTTATTTATGGCAATATTAACTATGTTACTCAATATGCTGAGGAAATTTTAGAACTACTAAAATGCTATCAAGAATCTTATCCAAATCCGGTTATAACTATAGCCGATAAAATCAAAAAAATAGATTTGGAGTTTATCAAAAAAGATTTTGTACAAGTTTTACAGTCTATGGAAATAGGGAGTCAAAGGATTAGTGAGATTGTTCGCTCTTTACGTAGTTTCTCTAGATTGGATGAAGCAGAAATAAAAAAAGTAAATATTCATGAAGGTATTGATAGCACATTGATGATTCTGCAAAACCGCTTAAATTCTCAACTCGGTTCCTCAGCAATTCTAATTATTAAAGAATACGGCAATTTACCCAGGGTAGAGTGTTATGCCAGTAAGCTGAATCAAGTATTAATAAATATTATTAGCAATGCTATTGATGCTTTAGAGCAGAAATTAAGTTATAGTCAGCACAGTTGTTCTAAAACAAGTAGTTTAGCTACACTGCAAATTGCAACTTTTACTCCCACTATCAAGATTACTACAGAATTAATCAATAACTGGGTTTCCATTCGTATAAGTGATAATGGGATTGGAATTGATGAAAAAATAACACAACAAATATTTAATCCTTTCTTCACTACTAAACCAGTTGGTAAAGGTACAGGTTTGGGGCTTTCTATTAGTTATCAAATAATTGTGGAAACTCATCAAGGGCAGCTAGAATGTCAATCTATTCCTGGCGTAGGTACGGAATTTATGATTATGATACCTTTACAACTGGTGTAGCCATATATTGTGTTTCTAGATTAAATGCGATCGCTCTTTTATTTATTAGGTAAGTTATCTATAAAGAAAACCCAGCTTTTGTGCAAAAACTGGGTTTCTGAATTTAGTAAATATGATTTACAGCCAATCTCGATAAGCAGAGATTTGATTCACACTAATTTCTAATGGCTCACCTTTACCAAAAGGCGGATAAACTTTGATTTTGGCATTAGTTGTAAATCTCTCTAATCTATTACCTAATTGGGGAATATTGCTGACTATATGCCAGTAAGATACGATGTCAGGGCAATCAATGACTAACATCACTTTGGTGTTTTTATCAGTAAGATACCACTGACAACTATTTAGTAAAGCTTGAGTAATGCGATCGCAACTGTAATAAAAACATCTACCAATCGATTGCTCTAGCTCTAGGTGCAGCATTCCATCCTCTTTTGTTACCTTTATTGGAGGTAAATCATCGGGTGGAAGCAAATTTAATTTAGACATAATTGCGTACCTCTTGGTTGTAGCGCTGCAAACTTTCGATGTTTTTTTGCATATCAAACGATGTCGGTTTGAGCGCTAATGTACCTAGATTCAATTCGTCATGAAATTTTTTGATTTTGTCTCGACAAGTGATAGGATCACCAATGACTGAATTTTCAATCAAATAATCTTTGTCAAAACAAATGTTGCTGCGGTCAAATGCCTTATGACCATTGGAACTATTCTGCATTACTACTGCCGAATTAGCTTTCATTTTTTGGCTAAATTGGCGGATAAAAGGCATAGCTTCGGTGATAGCATCTGCGTTTGTTTGTCCAACAAAAAAGAACCGCGCTAAGACAAAATTGTCTGCACCACTGGGATTAATATCTCGATATTGGCTGAGAGTCTTTTTTAATCTCTCTAGCGCAAAGGGTGGCCCTCCCATTAAGCTAAAGGAATTTTGAGCCGCGAATTCTATGCTGCTGTCATCACCACTGGCTATGTATACAGGGATTTGCTGTTGCAAAGGTTTTGGGTAAACTGTGAGGCGATCGCATTGATAATGTTGTCCATGAAATGAAACTTCATTTTCATATAACAACTTGTGAATTAATGCTATTCCCTCTAACATTCTGGCGCGAGATTCTCCCATTGAAATGCCAAAATGTTTATTTTGCTGAGGAAAAGGCCCGCCTTTGGCCACTCCAAATAATAATCTGCCATTACACAAATTATCCAAAGTAGCAATATCTTCTGCTACCCGAATGGGGTTGTGAAATGGCAGTAAAACCGCCGCTGTGCCTAAGCGAATTGTTGAGGTGACACCAGCTAGATGTGCCATTAATAGCAGCATGGAAGAACTGATATTAATTTCACTAAAATGATGTTCACTTACCCAAGCTTCGGCAAAGTTTAGGCTTTCGGCTTGTCTAACTAAAGCGACTTGCTCAAAAATTGCCCGACGGGCATTTTGGTGATAATTTTCGTAATTGCAGAAAAGTCCAATTTTCATTGTTTGCTATTCTTAGGTTGCTACCATTTG encodes:
- a CDS encoding FIST signal transduction protein, with translation MLNVVVGHSNDPDSLAAITEVIGQCQDTLSEKRPQAGILFAAIDFDYALILQEIVLAFPGIELIGGTSDAEMSSLLKFQQDSLALMLFCADEIEIHAGLGRNLSQDPMLATKQAVEQAKAKIKHPSLSQLCLTFPESLTVDGVAIVEGLKVALGKDIPIFGGLTADQWKFEKTYQFFQTEILSDSVPVLIFSGNFLFSQGVASGWHPLGKKGKVTKVNKNILYEINSKPALDFYHHYLGGLPPSGEYPLAVFESETEEFYMRAPSIYNPENGSITFLGEVPVDTFVQIAQASRDEILGAAKTSIKNALNNYPGKQPDAALFFSCAARRLLLGTRTIEEYQLAQEFLTAEIPGCGFYTHGEISPLNDGSETRLHHETFVTLLIGIN
- a CDS encoding ATP-binding protein, which gives rise to MQLDYEQRIKQLEKANRILQKKLDRSESLRIALEETNEKKEALFLKVIDELRDSQQTLEEQRRNLEETLRKLRAMQSKLVESEKMSALGVLVAGIAHEINNPVNFIYGNINYVTQYAEEILELLKCYQESYPNPVITIADKIKKIDLEFIKKDFVQVLQSMEIGSQRISEIVRSLRSFSRLDEAEIKKVNIHEGIDSTLMILQNRLNSQLGSSAILIIKEYGNLPRVECYASKLNQVLINIISNAIDALEQKLSYSQHSCSKTSSLATLQIATFTPTIKITTELINNWVSIRISDNGIGIDEKITQQIFNPFFTTKPVGKGTGLGLSISYQIIVETHQGQLECQSIPGVGTEFMIMIPLQLV
- a CDS encoding LLM class flavin-dependent oxidoreductase — encoded protein: MKIGLFCNYENYHQNARRAIFEQVALVRQAESLNFAEAWVSEHHFSEINISSSMLLLMAHLAGVTSTIRLGTAAVLLPFHNPIRVAEDIATLDNLCNGRLLFGVAKGGPFPQQNKHFGISMGESRARMLEGIALIHKLLYENEVSFHGQHYQCDRLTVYPKPLQQQIPVYIASGDDSSIEFAAQNSFSLMGGPPFALERLKKTLSQYRDINPSGADNFVLARFFFVGQTNADAITEAMPFIRQFSQKMKANSAVVMQNSSNGHKAFDRSNICFDKDYLIENSVIGDPITCRDKIKKFHDELNLGTLALKPTSFDMQKNIESLQRYNQEVRNYV